From one Conyzicola nivalis genomic stretch:
- a CDS encoding SDR family oxidoreductase yields MSAQILDSVVFVTGANGGLGTEFVRQALARGARKVYASARTVRDWDDERIVGITLDVTDQASVDAAAASAADTTVLVNNAGVYTHGDRITAGSLDDIRAVFETNFFGAVAVARAFAPVVGANGGGAILDVHSALSWAGFAGAYSASKAALWSATNSLRLELAPQGTHVVGLHMGYVDTPMVADIRADKSSPRSIVSAAYDAVESGEYEVLADLRARVLKKALSGPIEELYTELRA; encoded by the coding sequence ATGAGCGCGCAAATACTCGATTCCGTCGTATTCGTGACAGGGGCGAACGGCGGTCTCGGCACCGAATTCGTCCGACAGGCGCTCGCGCGCGGCGCCCGCAAGGTCTACGCGTCGGCTCGGACGGTCCGCGACTGGGATGACGAGCGGATCGTGGGCATAACGCTCGACGTCACAGACCAAGCGTCCGTAGACGCTGCGGCCGCGTCTGCCGCCGATACGACAGTGCTCGTCAACAACGCCGGCGTGTACACCCACGGTGACCGCATCACCGCGGGGTCCCTCGATGACATCCGCGCAGTCTTCGAAACCAACTTCTTCGGCGCAGTAGCGGTCGCGCGAGCATTCGCGCCCGTTGTCGGCGCCAACGGCGGAGGCGCGATCCTGGACGTGCATTCCGCCCTGAGCTGGGCCGGCTTCGCAGGCGCATACAGCGCCAGCAAAGCGGCGCTGTGGTCGGCGACGAATTCGCTGCGTCTCGAACTCGCACCCCAAGGAACTCACGTCGTCGGACTCCACATGGGCTACGTCGATACCCCTATGGTGGCCGACATCCGGGCCGACAAGTCGAGCCCCAGAAGCATCGTCTCCGCTGCCTACGACGCAGTGGAGTCCGGGGAATACGAGGTCCTCGCCGACCTCAGGGCCCGCGTTCTCAAGAAAGCGTTGTCGGGACCGATAGAAGAGCTGTACACCGAACTGCGTGCATAG